In the genome of Cetobacterium sp. ZOR0034, one region contains:
- a CDS encoding replication initiation protein, translating into MEKNSKMVIHQNNLASGRFEDFELRELKLFLTLISNLGKSENYYTADSKFIKDFIGMERKSYSLFEETIKKLQKRTIEIKENEDKYKSYSIFSVLEFDKKEKTVEVEYNPKFLPFIRDLNQGNFCKYYLENIKHLSSRYSILFYMRLQAEAWKRKIYISTDEIKLLYKNYTQNNIDQKIIKPAIEEINNLTDLNIRVEKIYKGKKISGYDFFISKKEAIISDQLKESIEKAKKNIYISKSKTLSNECIAILINEFTEEELVFGLKEAYKIINKDFSKLTYLSKIIKTIISKDDKDIIDNENIINNIEFKEEEVKEENIKISSIDEIRLKYIKKLKPLVPIRKWNLFNSIISTLTTEEEIKEQYEKLIKESVK; encoded by the coding sequence ATGGAAAAAAATAGTAAAATGGTAATACATCAAAATAACTTAGCTTCAGGTAGATTTGAAGATTTTGAACTTAGAGAGTTAAAATTATTTTTAACATTAATATCTAATTTAGGAAAAAGTGAAAATTATTATACTGCTGACAGTAAGTTTATAAAAGATTTTATAGGGATGGAGAGAAAAAGTTATTCTTTATTCGAGGAAACTATAAAAAAATTACAAAAAAGAACAATAGAAATAAAAGAAAATGAAGATAAATATAAAAGTTATAGTATATTTTCTGTATTAGAATTTGATAAAAAAGAAAAGACAGTTGAAGTAGAATATAACCCTAAATTTTTACCTTTTATAAGAGATTTAAACCAGGGAAATTTTTGTAAATATTACCTTGAAAATATAAAACATTTATCAAGTAGATATTCAATTTTATTTTATATGAGATTACAAGCAGAAGCCTGGAAAAGAAAAATTTATATATCAACAGATGAAATAAAATTATTATATAAAAATTATACACAAAATAATATAGATCAAAAAATTATTAAACCTGCAATAGAAGAAATTAACAATTTAACAGATTTGAATATAAGAGTTGAAAAAATATATAAAGGAAAAAAAATATCAGGATATGATTTCTTTATCTCTAAAAAAGAAGCTATTATATCAGATCAATTAAAAGAATCTATAGAAAAAGCTAAAAAAAATATTTATATATCAAAATCAAAAACTTTATCTAATGAGTGTATTGCAATTCTTATTAATGAGTTTACTGAAGAAGAACTTGTATTCGGTTTAAAGGAAGCATACAAAATAATAAATAAAGATTTTAGTAAATTAACTTATTTAAGTAAAATTATTAAAACTATAATATCTAAAGATGATAAAGATATTATAGATAATGAGAATATTATAAATAATATTGAATTTAAAGAAGAAGAAGTGAAAGAAGAAAATATAAAAATTTCATCTATAGATGAAATTAGATTAAAATATATAAAAAAATTAAAACCTCTAGTTCCAATAAGAAAATGGAATTTATTTAATAGTATAATTTCTACTCTTACAACAGAAGAAGAAATAAAAGAACAATACGAAAAATTAATTAAAGAATCTGTTAAATAA
- a CDS encoding S26 family signal peptidase, whose protein sequence is MILKILSNNYIINITKSLPRGVYRILPSEEFKKDDIVVFEIPEETKKYLFDRKYVPSIVTSMMKKVASEKIDDVIEINSNNELIINSKNWGKVYKYDSYGRKLPEIDVKKMKVQKGEIFLLSDYSDRSFDGRYFGVVPISSIKYKVELFFNF, encoded by the coding sequence ATTATTCTAAAAATTCTTTCAAATAACTACATAATAAATATAACAAAAAGTTTACCGAGGGGAGTATATAGGATACTTCCCTCTGAAGAATTTAAAAAAGATGATATTGTAGTATTTGAAATTCCTGAAGAAACAAAAAAGTATTTATTTGATAGAAAATATGTACCAAGTATAGTTACATCTATGATGAAAAAAGTGGCAAGTGAAAAAATAGATGATGTTATTGAAATAAATAGCAATAATGAGTTAATTATAAATAGTAAGAATTGGGGAAAGGTTTATAAATATGATTCTTACGGAAGAAAATTACCTGAGATAGATGTAAAAAAAATGAAAGTACAAAAAGGAGAAATATTTTTATTGTCTGATTACTCTGATAGGTCATTTGATGGCAGATATTTTGGAGTAGTACCTATAAGTTCAATAAAATATAAAGTGGAATTATTTTTTAATTTTTGA